Below is a genomic region from SAR324 cluster bacterium.
TTCTCTCAGAAGACTTGGTCGCAGCCAAGCTGGAGTTTATTTGCCAGGCTGCGGCCCAGTGCCGAAGCTCGACTCAGATCTGCTGATTTCGATTACTTATTTTTTTCACATACCTGCTGGGGATTTTCTCCGACAGTATTTTCTAAACCTCAATAGAGGCAAATACCATGGCGAAAGCGTACTTGATTTCCATTTATAACGAGATTCACGACCCAGAAAAACTCAAGGCCTACGCTGCAGATGCCTTGCCTGCACTGCAAGCACATGGCGCCACTCCTCTCGCCCGAGGATCTGAAATTGTCAGTAAAGAAGGCAACAAACCGCTGCGAGCTGTAGTGATGGAGTTTGAAAGCTTGGACGCTGCAAGAACAGCCTATGAGAGTGAAGAATACAAGGGAGCGCTGGCTAAGCTAGAAGGAGGAGTGGACCGACAGCTATTCCTGATCGAAGGGTTATAGAAATCAATCAGCTCAAATTTTCAAACTATTCTGCAGAGAGAATTGCCCAATGCCTTTGGTCCAGCTTGAAATCACTCGTCAGGAAAGATTTGC
It encodes:
- a CDS encoding DUF1330 domain-containing protein, with protein sequence MAKAYLISIYNEIHDPEKLKAYAADALPALQAHGATPLARGSEIVSKEGNKPLRAVVMEFESLDAARTAYESEEYKGALAKLEGGVDRQLFLIEGL